Proteins from a single region of Candidatus Tanganyikabacteria bacterium:
- a CDS encoding DJ-1/PfpI family protein — MRDLDGVRVAMVVAFEGFRDEELFLPRGILERRGASVTVLSDRTGTAVGRLGGTCEVRDLIGTARAADYAAVVFVGGPGIRAYALRPDCLALAREAADGAKIVAAICAAGAILAHAGVLRGRRATCYPTEGEVLRKAGASYTGQALEVDKNVITADGPQASSRFGAAVADAVVRHRRSVPVRG, encoded by the coding sequence GTGCGCGATCTGGACGGCGTCAGGGTGGCCATGGTGGTCGCTTTCGAGGGGTTCCGGGACGAGGAACTCTTCCTGCCGCGCGGCATTCTCGAGCGGCGGGGCGCCTCGGTGACCGTCCTGTCGGATCGGACCGGGACGGCCGTGGGAAGACTCGGCGGCACGTGCGAGGTGCGGGACCTGATCGGGACGGCCAGGGCCGCGGACTATGCCGCCGTGGTGTTCGTCGGTGGTCCCGGCATTCGCGCCTACGCGCTGCGGCCCGATTGCCTGGCCCTGGCCCGGGAGGCCGCGGATGGCGCGAAGATCGTGGCGGCCATCTGCGCGGCGGGGGCGATCCTGGCGCACGCCGGAGTCCTGCGGGGCCGGCGCGCCACCTGCTACCCCACGGAGGGAGAAGTCCTGCGCAAGGCCGGCGCAAGCTACACCGGGCAGGCCCTGGAGGTAGACAAGAACGTGATCACCGCCGACGGGCCCCAGGCTTCGAGCCGGTTCGGCGCGGCGGTGGCGGACGCCGTGGTCCGGCACCGCAGGTCTGTACCCGTACGCGGCTGA